In a single window of the Terriglobus roseus genome:
- the bcsZ gene encoding cellulose synthase complex periplasmic endoglucanase BcsZ: protein MAIALGTLSLQTGCRAEVPWPLWQQYRAKFIEASGRVIDHDPASNERTTSEGMAYGMFFALVVNDRPTFDKLLRWTEDNLAGGDLTARLPAWNWGKSPEGEWKPLDTNSASDADLWMAYDLLEAGRLWKDDRLSKLGDVMLDRIAHSEVVVSPSLGTVLLPGPFGFKPKPNTMILNPSYSPPQVLARLKAEQPSGPWGTALEDLPGLIGAASPSGFVMDWVISGATTAPSGTPAEIAAGATDAKPVGGFESIRVYLWLGMADKATLGVQKSLQYTNGMTHYMDSNVTPPLQVDATGKVLNPDGPVGFSASMIPYLVSLGHKDQANAQATRLAASVDPATGLYGRTPRYYDQNLAMFSTGWGEGRFRFDRDGRLKLKWK, encoded by the coding sequence TTGGCGATCGCGCTCGGGACACTCTCGCTGCAGACGGGCTGCCGTGCCGAGGTGCCATGGCCCCTATGGCAGCAGTACCGCGCCAAATTCATTGAGGCCTCCGGTCGCGTCATCGACCACGACCCTGCGTCGAATGAGCGAACCACCAGCGAGGGCATGGCCTATGGCATGTTCTTTGCGCTGGTGGTGAACGACAGGCCCACCTTCGACAAGTTACTGCGCTGGACAGAAGACAATCTCGCCGGTGGCGATCTCACCGCGCGGTTGCCCGCATGGAACTGGGGTAAGTCGCCCGAAGGCGAATGGAAGCCGCTGGATACGAACTCGGCGAGTGACGCGGATTTGTGGATGGCGTATGACCTGCTTGAGGCTGGTCGTCTCTGGAAAGACGATCGGCTCAGCAAGCTGGGCGATGTGATGCTGGACCGGATCGCACACAGCGAGGTCGTCGTGTCGCCATCGCTTGGGACGGTGCTGCTACCCGGCCCGTTCGGCTTCAAACCCAAACCCAATACGATGATCCTGAACCCAAGCTACTCTCCGCCGCAGGTGCTTGCCCGCTTGAAAGCAGAGCAGCCCTCCGGTCCATGGGGAACTGCGTTGGAGGACCTGCCGGGGTTGATTGGCGCTGCCTCCCCCAGTGGCTTCGTGATGGATTGGGTTATCTCGGGCGCGACGACTGCGCCCTCGGGCACGCCGGCGGAAATCGCCGCGGGAGCAACGGACGCCAAGCCCGTCGGCGGATTTGAGTCGATCCGCGTGTACCTGTGGCTGGGCATGGCTGATAAAGCGACCCTCGGAGTCCAGAAGTCGTTGCAGTACACCAACGGCATGACGCACTACATGGACAGCAACGTCACACCACCGCTGCAGGTCGATGCGACCGGTAAGGTGCTGAATCCGGATGGCCCTGTCGGCTTTTCGGCCTCGATGATCCCGTACCTGGTGTCGTTGGGGCACAAGGATCAGGCGAACGCACAAGCGACGCGGCTGGCAGCAAGTGTCGACCCTGCAACGGGGCTGTACGGCCGTACGCCGCGTTATTACGACCAAAACCTGGCGATGTTTTCGACCGGCTGGGGCGAGGGAAGATTCCGCTTCGATCGGGACGGCAGGCTGAAGCTGAAGTGGAAATGA
- the bcsA gene encoding UDP-forming cellulose synthase catalytic subunit — protein MTQTRLWKQFESGDNVLLTVLRIVVVCVSIGVLLYAGALELTWPQQAVLGVVSVLIAVWMDRSSSSYLITLTLMMASCYSTFRYAYWRIETVIQFFRNPSTQWNALDAFFIGTLVFAEAYAFSILYLGYMQTLWPLRRTPVPLPDDPQEWPEIDLLIPTYNEPLSVVRYTALAAMHIDWPADKLNVYVLDDGKREEFRVFCEEAGIGYMTRDDNQHAKAGNINRALKRLKAPLVAIFDSDHVPTRSFLQVTVGWFVRDEKLGMLQTPHHFYSPDPFERNLGQFRTIPNEGELFYGIVQDGNDFWNATFFCGSCAVLRRTALDEIGGIAVETVTEDAHTSLRMQMNGWNTAYINIPQAAGLATERLSGHVKQRIRWARGMIQILRADNPLFAHGLKPMQRLCYFNAMTHFLYGLPRMIFLFAPLIYLVLGHTNVPGYWAAILAYAFPHLVLSSMTNSRIQGQHRHSFWNEIYETVLAPYILFPTLMAVINPKLGSFNVTAKGGVVNRRFFDSRIALPFLTILAFNFLGMLCAIPRYWQFPVFHGGLLASVLNVPANMYDGAHPGTIVMNLIWTLFNTLILGVACGVAWENQQRRQTVRVTMQVPATIQLPDGALITGVTADVSSGGVMMETDEPADLRGGEPVRIHFPVLDGEESLPATIVRVSGTELRAQFDPLSIPEEEALTQVLYSRADTWLGWGEARDADRPLKSLWLIMTLAVIGLRETLRGLMNNSHGSSADAPKSRLVASVAPLGLILAIGLGLMMPARPAHAQSLPSANVTQAARGGAANLAADVPGIIPGSAPVAKSMPAGQFDNVFTLQDVGVADTIVLRGVDAYHSVYFAVPQTQIVKTAKLKLRFHFSPGLLPALSHLKVSINGTLFATLPVTSQPDFAGLPADLSPRQKVAESQKLSVRRTSENNALLEATLEMPAEMLVRDNQITFEFIGHYTLQCEDPTHSTLWSHVDNSSSIELTGNLLPLQDDLKLLPLPFYDAAVNLHPVVPIVFLNQPSTRAMQAAGIVASYFGMLTDYRNVRFPVSLGQIPQGNVIVISENAGELPASLNVQGTSGPTVAMRTNPSDPYSKVLILTGGNANDVVTAAQALSLSRDVWQGNQVSVTLRHPPRSEPDDAPRWMSTEKITDVGQLMNQGDLQGDGSVPLGIFMRLPPDLYYGSRENLPFHMDYRYNPVPLANESTLQVYMNGAYVSSTPMPHADRASARLETEIPVPRMNMRPFSQTMSLKFVFQMAKKNKCQDTAPLNLQAAIIKDSYLDIRGIPHLAVLPDLELFSNAGFPFTRFKDLSETTVILPENPGADEIEMFLTLLGHFGAATGYPAIDVTVAGPEGLKADGKKDYIVLGTVEDQTAFSTLNGHLPVQIGTGGVKISDTQGFFAPLEHAWWKVRSSDQVKSAELEVSGALPDALIEGIEWPARSKRSVVMIAVRDHSVIPTFLSTYLRVSSTSDISQSVSVMHGTQFVSYRIGNDVYKVGSLSILTRLQMFFSEFPASVVLLVIAACIVLAALIRVALRRRARLRLQGED, from the coding sequence ATGACACAAACGCGACTCTGGAAGCAGTTTGAGAGTGGCGATAACGTTTTGCTGACAGTCCTTCGCATTGTGGTAGTGTGCGTATCCATTGGCGTCCTGCTCTATGCAGGCGCTCTGGAACTGACATGGCCGCAGCAGGCCGTGCTTGGCGTGGTTTCTGTACTGATCGCGGTCTGGATGGATCGCTCGTCTTCGAGCTACCTGATCACACTGACGCTGATGATGGCCTCGTGCTATTCCACCTTTCGCTATGCCTACTGGCGTATCGAAACCGTCATCCAGTTCTTCCGGAATCCCTCGACGCAGTGGAACGCGCTGGATGCGTTCTTTATTGGCACGCTGGTCTTCGCTGAAGCATATGCCTTCTCGATCCTCTATCTCGGTTACATGCAGACGCTGTGGCCCCTGCGCCGCACGCCGGTGCCATTACCGGACGATCCCCAGGAGTGGCCCGAGATCGATCTCCTGATCCCGACCTACAATGAGCCGCTGAGCGTCGTTCGGTATACCGCCCTTGCGGCCATGCACATCGACTGGCCTGCCGATAAGCTCAACGTCTACGTTCTGGATGATGGCAAGCGCGAGGAGTTCCGGGTCTTCTGTGAAGAGGCCGGCATCGGCTACATGACCCGGGATGACAACCAGCATGCGAAGGCAGGCAATATCAACCGCGCGTTGAAGCGGCTGAAGGCTCCGCTCGTTGCCATCTTCGATAGTGACCACGTTCCCACGCGATCGTTTCTGCAGGTCACCGTTGGCTGGTTCGTGCGTGACGAAAAACTGGGCATGCTGCAAACGCCGCATCACTTCTACTCGCCCGATCCGTTTGAGCGCAACCTGGGGCAGTTCCGTACCATTCCGAATGAGGGCGAGCTCTTCTACGGCATCGTTCAGGATGGCAACGACTTCTGGAACGCGACGTTCTTCTGCGGCTCGTGCGCGGTTCTGCGGCGCACCGCACTCGACGAGATCGGCGGCATCGCCGTCGAGACGGTAACGGAAGACGCGCATACTAGCCTGCGTATGCAGATGAATGGCTGGAACACGGCGTACATCAATATTCCGCAAGCGGCCGGTCTGGCGACGGAACGCCTCAGCGGCCATGTGAAGCAGCGGATTCGGTGGGCTCGCGGCATGATCCAGATCCTGCGTGCCGATAACCCGCTCTTCGCGCATGGTCTGAAGCCGATGCAACGGCTTTGCTATTTCAACGCCATGACGCACTTCCTGTATGGCCTGCCGCGCATGATCTTTCTCTTCGCGCCGCTGATCTACCTTGTGCTGGGTCATACCAACGTACCCGGCTACTGGGCGGCCATCCTCGCCTACGCGTTCCCGCACCTGGTGCTGTCGTCCATGACGAACTCGCGCATCCAGGGCCAGCATCGCCATTCCTTCTGGAATGAGATCTATGAGACGGTCCTGGCACCGTACATCCTGTTCCCGACGTTGATGGCTGTCATCAATCCGAAGCTGGGGTCATTCAACGTCACGGCGAAAGGCGGCGTGGTCAATCGACGCTTCTTTGATTCGCGCATTGCGCTGCCATTCCTGACAATCCTTGCGTTCAACTTTCTCGGGATGCTCTGCGCCATTCCGCGGTACTGGCAGTTTCCTGTGTTCCACGGCGGTCTTCTCGCGAGCGTGTTGAACGTTCCGGCGAACATGTATGACGGCGCGCATCCGGGAACCATCGTCATGAACCTGATCTGGACGCTGTTTAATACGCTGATCCTGGGCGTGGCGTGCGGGGTTGCGTGGGAGAACCAGCAGCGGCGTCAGACCGTGCGTGTGACCATGCAGGTGCCCGCCACTATTCAACTGCCGGATGGTGCGCTGATCACCGGTGTCACCGCCGATGTCTCGAGCGGCGGCGTGATGATGGAGACTGACGAGCCCGCGGACCTGCGCGGTGGCGAGCCCGTTCGCATTCACTTCCCCGTGTTGGACGGCGAGGAATCGCTGCCCGCAACGATCGTGCGCGTGAGCGGTACAGAGCTGCGAGCACAGTTCGATCCGCTCTCCATCCCCGAAGAAGAAGCCCTGACACAGGTCCTGTATTCCCGCGCTGACACTTGGCTGGGATGGGGCGAAGCACGCGATGCAGACAGGCCACTGAAGAGCCTGTGGCTCATTATGACTCTTGCAGTCATTGGTCTGAGGGAGACGTTACGGGGCCTGATGAACAATAGTCACGGCAGTTCTGCGGACGCACCAAAGTCGCGCCTGGTCGCCAGTGTGGCTCCTCTCGGCCTGATCCTTGCGATCGGGCTTGGCTTGATGATGCCGGCGCGTCCGGCACATGCGCAGTCGCTGCCATCGGCAAATGTGACGCAGGCGGCACGGGGTGGCGCGGCAAATCTTGCGGCAGACGTCCCGGGCATCATCCCGGGCTCTGCTCCCGTAGCGAAGTCGATGCCTGCAGGTCAGTTCGACAACGTCTTCACGCTGCAGGATGTGGGCGTGGCGGACACCATCGTTCTGCGAGGTGTGGACGCCTATCACTCCGTCTACTTCGCCGTGCCGCAGACGCAGATCGTGAAGACCGCGAAGCTGAAGCTTCGCTTCCACTTTTCGCCGGGCCTGCTGCCCGCTCTGAGCCATCTGAAGGTGTCGATCAACGGTACGCTTTTCGCCACGCTGCCTGTTACCTCGCAGCCGGACTTCGCCGGTCTGCCTGCCGACCTCTCTCCGAGACAGAAAGTGGCAGAGAGTCAGAAGCTCTCTGTGCGTCGCACCAGCGAAAACAATGCGCTGCTGGAAGCGACACTGGAGATGCCGGCCGAGATGCTGGTGCGCGACAACCAGATCACTTTTGAGTTCATCGGTCACTACACCCTGCAGTGCGAAGACCCAACGCACTCAACGCTGTGGTCGCATGTGGACAACAGCAGCTCCATCGAACTCACAGGGAATCTGTTGCCGCTGCAGGACGACCTGAAGCTGCTGCCGCTGCCGTTCTACGACGCTGCGGTGAACCTGCATCCGGTAGTCCCCATTGTCTTCCTGAACCAGCCGTCGACCAGGGCGATGCAGGCTGCCGGCATCGTTGCCAGCTACTTCGGCATGCTGACGGACTACCGCAATGTGCGCTTCCCGGTCTCCCTCGGGCAAATTCCTCAGGGCAACGTTATCGTGATCAGTGAGAATGCGGGCGAGCTGCCGGCATCACTCAACGTGCAGGGAACCAGCGGCCCAACGGTTGCGATGCGAACGAATCCATCGGACCCGTACAGCAAAGTCCTCATACTCACCGGCGGCAATGCAAACGATGTCGTGACGGCCGCACAGGCTCTATCGCTGTCGCGTGATGTGTGGCAGGGGAACCAGGTGAGCGTAACGCTTCGTCACCCACCCCGAAGCGAACCGGACGACGCTCCGCGCTGGATGTCCACCGAAAAGATCACGGATGTGGGACAGCTCATGAACCAGGGCGACCTGCAGGGCGATGGCTCCGTGCCCCTGGGTATCTTCATGCGTTTGCCACCCGATCTGTACTATGGCTCGCGCGAGAACCTGCCGTTCCACATGGATTACCGCTACAACCCTGTGCCGCTCGCCAATGAGAGCACGTTGCAGGTGTACATGAACGGCGCCTATGTCTCGTCGACGCCCATGCCGCATGCGGACCGGGCAAGCGCGCGTCTTGAGACTGAGATACCGGTCCCGCGCATGAACATGCGGCCGTTCTCACAGACCATGAGTCTGAAGTTCGTCTTCCAGATGGCGAAGAAGAACAAGTGCCAGGACACAGCTCCACTGAATCTGCAGGCCGCCATCATAAAGGACTCGTACCTGGATATCCGGGGCATTCCGCACTTGGCTGTGTTGCCGGATCTGGAGCTCTTCAGCAACGCCGGCTTCCCATTCACGCGATTCAAGGATCTCTCTGAAACGACCGTTATTCTTCCGGAGAATCCGGGCGCTGACGAGATCGAGATGTTCCTGACGCTGCTCGGTCACTTTGGCGCGGCCACGGGGTATCCGGCAATCGACGTCACTGTCGCAGGACCAGAGGGGCTGAAGGCGGACGGTAAGAAGGATTACATCGTTCTGGGGACGGTTGAAGACCAGACGGCCTTCTCGACACTGAACGGTCACCTGCCGGTGCAGATCGGGACGGGCGGCGTGAAAATCTCTGATACGCAGGGCTTCTTCGCACCGTTGGAGCATGCGTGGTGGAAGGTGCGCTCGTCGGATCAGGTGAAGTCGGCTGAGCTGGAAGTCTCCGGCGCGCTGCCGGACGCGCTCATCGAAGGGATCGAGTGGCCGGCGCGGTCAAAACGCTCCGTGGTGATGATTGCGGTCCGCGACCACTCCGTCATCCCCACGTTTCTGTCGACCTATCTCCGCGTCAGCAGCACGTCAGACATTTCGCAATCTGTCAGCGTCATGCACGGCACGCAATTTGTCTCGTACCGCATCGGAAACGATGTGTACAAGGTGGGATCGTTGTCAATCCTGACTCGCCTGCAGATGTTCTTCTCAGAGTTTCCAGCATCCGTTGTATTGCTGGTCATCGCTGCCTGCATCGTGTTGGCGGCACTAATTCGCGTGGCACTGCGCCGGCGTGCGCGGCTGAGACTGCAGGGAGAGGACTGA